A genomic stretch from Oscarella lobularis chromosome 11, ooOscLobu1.1, whole genome shotgun sequence includes:
- the LOC136193441 gene encoding sestrin-1-like translates to MMNDDDYYDESFLRKLFLTGINTRDPKARRQALDVICSVVETWKDALDLDDEAEQASDLLTRYLPTIVRWKTACPFKDVRAKCKEIVESLEGKAIKVPQLRHPGASAFIPESEVISVDTDDEGTRDLFIEAYLVDNRVSNMIRLMGYHPRYLVSFLQFHVYMMHQDGPLPVHLRHYIAILAAARHRCTYLISLCEANFLAYGGDPIWLEDPLRAPKKIRALNHINMILAHQPWLIKPDNIKDLLQPSSDSWSLSELTHALVILAHYHSLAGFALGCGLNPEIDSREGHVVSSPFSSESNSPPVATPRVATEPSSRSSQCEENDDDDDERSPVFASVTFQSVMEKLKQIENNPDDFDFEEPSTEELEKQFETETLASAELGDPHPVATGASYVSPRIAKYVEDPEFEHEDFAKRGDFSGVSTFRVQDFSWEDQGYSLANRLFPDIGQLLDDKFKLIVDLTYRTFGTNVEIDTTMFRSAIWNYIHCIKGIFHDDYNYGEVNKMLHRDIKKYIRNVTCFPERTIVNDFNLFLAGFHYTEKVHVNLLLLEARLQAELLYALRAIMRYMT, encoded by the exons ATgatgaacgacgacgattactacgacgaatcgtttctaCGCAAGCTCTTTCTAACAGGAATCAACACGCGCGACCCCAAAGCGCGTCGACAGGCCCTCGACGTGATTTGTTCGGTCGTCGAAACGTGGAAAGACGCCCTCGATTTGGACGATGAAGCCGAACAGGCAAGCGATCTTCTCACGCGCTATCTACCGACCATCGTACGCTGGAAAACGGCGTGTCCGTTCAAAGACGTGCGAGCAAAGTGCAAAGAAATCGTTGAATCGCTCGAG GGAAAGGCAATCAAAGTGCCACAATTGCGACACCCGGGGGCGTCAGCTTTCATTCCCGAAAGCGAA gtcATCTCAGTCGAcacggacgacgaaggg ACTCGCGATCTTTTCATCGAAGCCTATCTTGTTGACAATCGCGTATCAAACATGATACGTCTGATGGGTTATCATCCGCGCTATTTGGTCAGTTTCTTGCAATTTCACGTCTATATGATGCATCAAGACGGTCCGCTCCCTGTTCACCTTCGTCATTATATTGCTATTCTG GCTGCTGCTCGTCACAGGTGCACTTATTTG ATTAGTTTATGTGAAGCCAATTTTCTTGCCTATGGTGGCGATCCAATCTGGTTGGAAGATCCGCTAAGAGCTCCCAAAAAAATTCGCGCTCTCAATCACATCAACATGATTCTCGCTCATCAACCGTGGCTCATAAAGCCGGACAATATTAAG GATTTACTTCAGCCCAGTTCTGATAGCTGGTCTTTAAGTGAGCTGACTCACGCTCTTGTCATACTTGCTCATTACCACAGTCTCGCCGGATTTGCCCTTGGATGTGGTCTCAACCCGGAAATTGACTCGAGAGAGGGTCACGTCGTCTCGTCACCATTTTCT AGTGAAAGCAACAGTCCTCCTGTTGCAACACCACGCGTTGCTACAGAACCCTCTTCACGTTCATCTCagtgcgaagaaaacgacgacgacgacgatgaacgTTCTCCGGTCTTCGCCAGTGTTACCTTCCAAAGCGTCatggaaaaattgaagcaaattgaaaataaccccgacgattttgattttgaagagcCATCGACAGAAGAATTGGAAAAGCAATTTGAAACAGAAACTTTAGCTAGTGCAGAGC TGGGTGATCCTCATCCTGTTGCTACGGGGGCGTCGTACGTTTCTCCTCGTATTGCTAAATACGTTGAAGATCCCGAGTTTGAACATGAGGATTTTGCTAAAAGGGGAGACTTCTCTGGCGTGTCTACATTCAGAGTTCag GATTTCTCATGGGAAGATCAGGGATATTCGCTAGCAAATCGCCTCTTCCCTGACATAGGTCAATTGCTAGATGACAAATTTAAACTTATTGTTGATCTCACCTATCGAAC GTTTGGCACAAATGTCGAAATTGACACAACCATGTTCAGAAGTGCCATTTGGAATTACATCCATTGCATCAAAGGAATTTTTCACGACGATTACAATTATGGAGAA GTCAACAAAATGCTTCATCGAGACATCAAGAAATACATTCGAAACGTCACGTGTTTTCCAGAGAGAACGATAGTCAATGATTTTAATCTTTTCTTGGCAGGTTTTCACTACACGGAAAAG gtgCACGTGAATCTTCTACTTCTTGAAGCAAGACTCCAAGCTGAACTTCTCTATGCCCTTCGTGCCATAATGCGCTACATGACATGA
- the LOC136193439 gene encoding centrosomal protein of 97 kDa-like, whose translation MDFTGKGLKAVPTPSERDAHRKLVLDENSLTKLKGIEEYRCLETLSVARNRLVRLPPSSFASLRNLRVLNLEQNSLFDVQGLSCLPMLEWLNLSGNSLKDFSGVKANVRLSHLDLSDNSISDLFDISQLRHLKALLLHGNVLTSIQKAPNCLPSCLCLLTLADNEIHDLTEFLTLTRLASSLANLTVANNPALLMTGQSMGFDYRPYFLSICPNLETLDGFTIADDERQRANHLFPPTTKSPYKLGQHRELVEYLSSLLPLTQARQLHQTGLRREKDDVLKLHQQHIEAQFLEYQDEQRQQLQRLFQQQEELLRQSRTSLATSSLNDTNATEIYVATAELTKSKSESTLVLEDLEDELADLHETSLLTSTSEYVPLPPGGQVFSPQKANSFANETENKHDAAIVIQSWVRGHQLRERLRPFVEETRAAVKIQAAWRGHRTRKRDPFVREMKREIRCKRTEAHLIHITQTLTDTQRELVKESQLRRRQEESIARLWDEVRSLNRKNDWNAAATCIQSAWRRYRTRKKKTVESSHVSLNDVSSQIGSLLEAVNDLESQVKGSEDTSLSFKLESDSASSISDGDGAVDSSPTDLKAAVASPLSLQNSGGSLSSSRSGKSPREKAEDLLSSLEHQLSQNNKLMTSTDSEGQQTPGSMCSFYSLPPKLAALATTSQSTASGTNQQ comes from the exons ATGGACTTCACCG GAAAAGGACTGAAAGCGGTCCCGACTCCGTCCGAACGAGATGCGCATCGAAAACTCGTTCTAGACGAAAATTCGCTTACGAAGTTGAAAGGAATTGAAGAATATCGATGTTTAGAAACG CTTTCGGTTGCTCGCAATCGCTTGGTCCGACTTCCGCCTTCGTCTTTTGCATCTCTTCGCAATTTACGAGTGCTCAACTTGGAGCAAAACAGTCTATTCGATGTACAAG GTCTTTCATGTCTTCCCATGCTCGAATGGTTAAATCTTTCGGGAAACAGTCTCAAA gaTTTTTCTGGAGTGAAAGCAAACGTGAGACTGAGCCATTTGGATTTATCTGATAACAG CATATCGGATCTTTTTGATATATCACAATTGCGTCACTTGAAA GCCCTTTTACTCCATGGAAACGTGCTGACGTCAATCCAAAA GGCTCCTAATTGTCTTCCATCatgtctttgtcttctgaCACTAGCAGACAACGAAATTCACGATTTGACTGAA TTTCTCACATTGACTCGTCTTGCGTCGTCACTTGCTAATTTAACTGTAGCAAACAATCCAGCTCTACTAATGACTGGCCAATCAAT GGGTTTTGATTATCGACCCTATTTTCTCTCCATTTGTCCCAATCTCGAAACGTTAGATGGCTTCACTATAGCGGACGACGAAAGACAAAGAGCCAATCACCTTTTTCCTCCAACAACGAAATCTCCATACAAATTGGGTCAGCATCGAGAACTCGTCGAATATTTGAgttcccttttgcctttaaCCCAAGCGCGTCAA ttgcACCAGACTGgattgagaagagaaaaagacgacgttctcaaATTACATCAACAACATATCGAGGCTCAATTTCTCGAATATCAGGACGAACAGAGACAACAATTGCAACGCCTTTTCCAACAACAAGAAGAACTTCTAAGACAGAGTCGCACATCTCTTGCAACTTCTTCACTAAATGATACCAATGCCACCGAAATATATGTAGCAACAGCAG AATTAACCAAGTCAAAAAGTGAGTCTACTTTAGTTCTAGAAGACCTTGAAGACGAACTCGCTGATTTGCACG AAACGAGTTtactgacgtcaacgtcCGAATACGTGCCCCTTCCTCCGGGAGGACAAGTCTTTTCACCTCAAAAAGCCAATTCTTTTGCTAATGAAACGGAAAACAAAC ATGATGCTGCAATTGTGATTCAATCGTGGGTTCGCGGACATCAGCTTCGCGAACGATTGCGTCCGTTCGTCGAAGAGACGCGTGCCGCCGTCAAAATCCAGGCGGCGTGGCGAGGTCATCGCACTCGGAAACGAGATCCCTTCGTACGAGAAATGAAGCGAGAAATTCGCTGCAAGCGCACGGAAGCTCATTTGATTCACATTACCCAAACGTTGACTGACACTCAACGGGAACTGGTAAAGGAATCCCAGctgagacgacgacaagaagaGTCAATAGCGCGTCTTTGGGACGAA GTTCGTTCActcaatagaaaaaatgacTGGAATGCTGCTGCCACTTGCATTCAATCAGCCTG GCGTCGGTATAGGACAAGAAAG AAAAAGACAGTTGAGAGCAGCCACGTTTCTTTGAATGATGTCAGCAGTCAG ATTGGAAGTCTTCTTGAAGCCGTCAATGATTTGGAGAGTCAAGTAAAGGGTTCTGAAGACACGTCCTTGTCTTTCAAATTGGAATCAG ATAGTGCATCGTCGATTAGTGACGGTGACGGAGCCGTCGACTCTAGTCCAACGGATCTAAAAGCAGCGGTTGcttctcctttgtctttgcaaAATAGTGGCggttctttgtcgtcgtctcgatcgGGAAAATcgccgagagaaaaagcCGAAGATCTTCTCTCGTCCCTCGAACATCAATTGTCTCAAAACAAcaaattgatgacgtcgacagaTTCTGAGGGACAGCAGACACCTGGAAGCATGTGCAGCTTCTATTCTCTACCTCCCAAACTCGCCGCATTAGCAACGACATCTCAATCGACGGCATCAGGCACAAATCAACAATAA
- the LOC136193445 gene encoding leucine-rich repeat-containing protein 72-like, with translation MATSKEEKEGAVAPVSLDTYLNCLLGDARKTKDRDVDELYLAEMTSKIRFDTFACLDRFRHLKALWLNGNALRRLPPGTFSSTLLLTELYLHDNLLTTIGNSLLRPLTCLRVLSLQNNELVSLGELVGECRRMLALDYLNVSGNPLTQRPNYRASLIYKLPAVRVLDRRRIEASERQLAVGVFEPTKDALRRSISFGSRVPPERGLTSPRARSSTLLPRLSPRLYRHKDRSSLPPPPPPVVLTSRDDVVIDDDKLDLKRREMKRSWMEYKAFGWTEKGNNKSITVRFR, from the coding sequence ATGGCTACAagtaaagaagagaaggaaggcGCCGTTGCACCGGTTTCTCTCGACACCTACTTGAATTGTCTACTCGGAGACGCgcgaaaaacaaaagatCGCGACGTGGACGAACTCTATCTCgccgaaatgacgtcgaaaattcgTTTCGACACGTTCGCCTGTCTCGACCGCTTTCGTCACCTCAAAGCGCTCTGGCTCAACGGCAAcgcgcttcgtcgtctaCCGCCGGGCaccttttcgtcgacgctcctTCTAACCGAGCTCTATTTACACGATAATCTCCTAACTACGATTGGAAATTCGCTTTTACGACCTCTCACTTGCCTTCGTGTCCTTTCGCTGCAAAATAACGAGCTCGTCTCGCTCGGCGAACTTGTAGGCGAATGTCGACGCATGCTCGCGCTCGATTATCTCAATGTCAGTGGCAATCCGCTTACTCAACGTCCAAACTATCGCGCATCGCTTATTTATAAGCTGCCCGCCGTTCGCGtgctcgatcgacgacgaatcgaagcgaGCGAACGTCAATTGGCCGTCGGCGTCTTTGAACCGACAAAGGATGCGTTGAgacgatcgatttcgtttgGAAGTCGTGTTCCCcccgaaaggggcctcacttcGCCGAGAGCGAGATCTTCGACGCTACTTCCACGTCTATCGCCACGACTTTATCGACACAAggatcgatcgtcgcttccgcctccgccgccgccggtcgTTTTAACATCacgtgatgacgtcgtcattgatGACGACAAACTGGATTTGAAGAGGCGCGAAATGAAGAGATCTTGGATGGAGTACAAGGCTTTTGGATGGACGGAAAAAGGAAACAATAAATCTATTACTGTACGATTTCGATAG
- the LOC136193446 gene encoding uncharacterized protein, whose amino-acid sequence MSAMIAFFVRRRLRGGRERHLPRGGTFDNQNGRGFRRLPKLPAILREGSRPEATKPAQRDRTPIVAPRRAMTCSNGIAQRGASARRKATAVPLQSRANRPIFGPRDIHEDGHGNICRH is encoded by the exons ATGTCTGCCATGatcgcgtttttcgttcgtcgtcgtcttcggggCGGCCGAGAAAGGCATCTGCCGCGAGGCGGAACCTTCGACAATCAAAACGGGCGGGGATTTCGGCGTCTTCCG aaacTCCCCGCGATCCTTCGCGAAGGGTCGCGCcccgaagcgacgaagccAGCGCAGCGCGATCGCACGCCG atcgTTGCGCCTCGGCGCGCGATGACGTGCTCGAACGGGATTGCACAGCGCGGCGCCTCCGCTCGCCG aaaagcgacggcggTCCCCCTTCAAAGCCGAGCAAACCGGCCGATCTTCGGGCCGCGCGACATCCATGAAG ATGGACATGGAAACATCTGTCGACATTGA
- the LOC136193440 gene encoding cytochrome b5 reductase 4-like isoform X2 encodes MAQSSRMGQSSLMPPPPPPSSSSSSSSGLLSPATSISSNATGSGRTKVALKPGHSLMDWIRLGKSSGTDLTGVGGPGHFGQVTEAELAKHQRENDVWIAIRGRVYNITRYLDFHPGGVPEIMRGAGRDGTNLFTEIHKWVNVESMLATCYVGPLVIDTERKRKSPGGHTQQLTVPSLVVSSIPSSNVPKKVQQVAANSADAAESDVGQKSWKRLRTFFRSFGAMRRKSFPGTERDDKKRCKDTVPATLDSGMGQRLSPPSSSSSQRRSTFPTITTSSPPDENRPTKPSYTWDQTDDDVTLKIATDYGSLSIDDVLLEVRTNVVTCAAAGEEEEKQSTVITCVLFLGKMVYELSGELCDGVSNTKISIDDKKAAHIVLTKTKSGKEWTALHNGAAAAAAAPLDEHFGKRRSRLPKYRTCTVRDIEVATHDVKLFHVELPPLCHMVVPTGHHVYLRCNIEGVEVTRPYTPVAEMDGDCGYINGRSFLLLVKIYSQGTMTQYLNTLQKGSQLDVSDPDGTFSESVLDGALSLCLVGAGTGFTPMAKLIRRFFEGNNDPLRSVKLICANKTTGDRLWRDRLERMEASVRGRLQVKDILSAAASDEWSGLRGRVSKDLLEEFFPPPTADGIFICFCGNMPFNAMMRRHMKQLGYSESQYHLFN; translated from the exons ATGGCTCAGAGTTCGCGTATGGGCCAATCGTCTCTCATGCCGCCTCCTCCGCCCCCgtcctcatcgtcgtcatcttcaagCGGACTTTTATCGccagcgacgtcgatttcaagCAACGCGACGGGAAGCGGTCGAACGAAGGTCGCCCTCAAACCGGGGCACAGTCTAATGGATTGGATTCGATTGGGAAAGAGCAGCGGCACAGATTTGACGGGTGTCGGTGGTCCGGGACATTTTGGCCAAGTGACGGAAGCCGAACTGGCGAAACATCAAAGGGAAAACGACGTTTGGATAGCAATTCGAG GAAGAGTGTATAACATTACGCGCTATCTCGATTTCCATCCCGGAGGCGTGCCGGAGATAATGAGAGGCGCGGGACGGGACGGAACGAATTTGTTTACAGAG attcatAAATGGGTTAATGTTGAGTCGATGTTGGCGACTTGCTACGTCGGTCCTCTTGTCATTGACacggaaagaaagaggaaatcgCCGGGAG ggcATACACAGCAGCTCACCGTACCATCTCttgtcgtttcttctataccAAGTTCAAATGTTCCTAAGAAAGTGCAGCAAGTAGCAGCCAATAGTGCAGATGCTGCGGAATCTGATG TTGGGCAAAAATCGTGGAAGCGATTGCGAacgttttttcgttcttttggCGCCATGCGAAGGAAGTCATTTCCCGGAA CGGAACGCGACGATAAGAAACGATGCAAAGACACAGTTCCCGCCACTCTCGACAGCGGAATGGGCCAACgattgtcgccgccgtcgtcgtcgtcatcgcaaCGCCGATCCACATTTCCAACAATAactacgtcgtcgccgcctgaTGAAAATCGTCCAACAAAACCTAG CTATACGTGGGATCAGACTGACGACGATGTGACGTTGAAGATAGCAACTGACTACGGG TCGTTGtccatcgacgacgtgctcCTTGAAGTGCGAACTAACGTCGTCACAtgtgccgccgccggcgaagaagaagagaagcaaTCGACGGTCATCACATGCGTTCTGTTTCTAGGGAAAATGGTCTACGAATTGAGTGGAG AATTATGTGACGGCGTTTCAAATACAAAAA tttcgatcgacgacaaaaaagCCGCTCATATCGTTttaacgaaaacgaaaagtgGAAAGGAATGGACGGCGTTGCACaacggtgccgccgccgccgccgccgcgccgctcgacgaacactttggcaaaagaagaagcagac TACCAAAATATCGCACGTGCACGGTGCGCGACATCGAAGTGGCCACACACGACGTTAAACTCTTTCACGTCGAATTACCGCCGCTCTGTCACATGGTCGTTCCGACGGGACACCACGTCTATCTTCGTTGCAACATCGAAG GAGTCGAAGTGACTCGACCCTATAcgcccgtcgccgaaatGGACGGAGATTGTGGCTACATCAACGGGCGATCTTTTCTTCTACTCGTTAAAATTTACTCGCAGGGCACGATGACTCAATATTTGAATACGCTCCAAAAGG GAAGTCAATTGGACGTAAGCGATCCTGATGGAACGTTTAGTGAGAGCGTACTAGATGGTGCTTTGTCTTTGTGTCTTGTCGGCGCCGGAACAG GGTTCACTCCGATGGCGAAGCTTATTCGTCGGTTTTTTGAAGGAAACAATGATCCTTTGAG GTCGGTCAAGTTGATTTGCGCTAATAAAACAACAGGTGATCGGCTATGGAGAGACAGATTGGAGCGAATGGAAGCGAGCGTTCGAGGAAG GCTCCAAGTAAAAGATATTTTATCTGCCGCTGCATCTGACGAATGGTCTGGTCTTCGTGGACGCGTTTCCAAAGATCTCTTGGAGGAATTCTTTCCTCCGCCTACTGCAGACGGAATATTCATTTGTTTCTGCGGAAATATGCCGTTCAATGCGATGATGCGAAG aCATATGAAGCAGCTGGGCTATAGCGAGTCTCAATATCATTTGTTTAATTAG
- the LOC136193440 gene encoding cytochrome b5 reductase 4-like isoform X1: MAQSSRMGQSSLMPPPPPPSSSSSSSSGLLSPATSISSNATGSGRTKVALKPGHSLMDWIRLGKSSGTDLTGVGGPGHFGQVTEAELAKHQRENDVWIAIRGRVYNITRYLDFHPGGVPEIMRGAGRDGTNLFTEIHKWVNVESMLATCYVGPLVIDTERKRKSPGGHTQQLTVPSLVVSSIPSSNVPKKVQQVAANSADAAESDVGQKSWKRLRTFFRSFGAMRRKSFPGTERDDKKRCKDTVPATLDSGMGQRLSPPSSSSSQRRSTFPTITTSSPPDENRPTKPSYTWDQTDDDVTLKIATDYGSLSIDDVLLEVRTNVVTCAAAGEEEEKQSTVITCVLFLGKMVYELSGELCDGVSNTKISIDDKKAAHIVLTKTKSGKEWTALHNGAAAAAAAPLDEHFGKRRSRLPKYRTCTVRDIEVATHDVKLFHVELPPLCHMVVPTGHHVYLRCNIEGVEVTRPYTPVAEMDGDCGYINGRSFLLLVKIYSQGTMTQYLNTLQKGSQLDVSDPDGTFSESVLDGALSLCLVGAGTGFTPMAKLIRRFFEGNNDPLRFVSVEASTLHGKCLFKRSVKLICANKTTGDRLWRDRLERMEASVRGRLQVKDILSAAASDEWSGLRGRVSKDLLEEFFPPPTADGIFICFCGNMPFNAMMRRHMKQLGYSESQYHLFN; the protein is encoded by the exons ATGGCTCAGAGTTCGCGTATGGGCCAATCGTCTCTCATGCCGCCTCCTCCGCCCCCgtcctcatcgtcgtcatcttcaagCGGACTTTTATCGccagcgacgtcgatttcaagCAACGCGACGGGAAGCGGTCGAACGAAGGTCGCCCTCAAACCGGGGCACAGTCTAATGGATTGGATTCGATTGGGAAAGAGCAGCGGCACAGATTTGACGGGTGTCGGTGGTCCGGGACATTTTGGCCAAGTGACGGAAGCCGAACTGGCGAAACATCAAAGGGAAAACGACGTTTGGATAGCAATTCGAG GAAGAGTGTATAACATTACGCGCTATCTCGATTTCCATCCCGGAGGCGTGCCGGAGATAATGAGAGGCGCGGGACGGGACGGAACGAATTTGTTTACAGAG attcatAAATGGGTTAATGTTGAGTCGATGTTGGCGACTTGCTACGTCGGTCCTCTTGTCATTGACacggaaagaaagaggaaatcgCCGGGAG ggcATACACAGCAGCTCACCGTACCATCTCttgtcgtttcttctataccAAGTTCAAATGTTCCTAAGAAAGTGCAGCAAGTAGCAGCCAATAGTGCAGATGCTGCGGAATCTGATG TTGGGCAAAAATCGTGGAAGCGATTGCGAacgttttttcgttcttttggCGCCATGCGAAGGAAGTCATTTCCCGGAA CGGAACGCGACGATAAGAAACGATGCAAAGACACAGTTCCCGCCACTCTCGACAGCGGAATGGGCCAACgattgtcgccgccgtcgtcgtcgtcatcgcaaCGCCGATCCACATTTCCAACAATAactacgtcgtcgccgcctgaTGAAAATCGTCCAACAAAACCTAG CTATACGTGGGATCAGACTGACGACGATGTGACGTTGAAGATAGCAACTGACTACGGG TCGTTGtccatcgacgacgtgctcCTTGAAGTGCGAACTAACGTCGTCACAtgtgccgccgccggcgaagaagaagagaagcaaTCGACGGTCATCACATGCGTTCTGTTTCTAGGGAAAATGGTCTACGAATTGAGTGGAG AATTATGTGACGGCGTTTCAAATACAAAAA tttcgatcgacgacaaaaaagCCGCTCATATCGTTttaacgaaaacgaaaagtgGAAAGGAATGGACGGCGTTGCACaacggtgccgccgccgccgccgccgcgccgctcgacgaacactttggcaaaagaagaagcagac TACCAAAATATCGCACGTGCACGGTGCGCGACATCGAAGTGGCCACACACGACGTTAAACTCTTTCACGTCGAATTACCGCCGCTCTGTCACATGGTCGTTCCGACGGGACACCACGTCTATCTTCGTTGCAACATCGAAG GAGTCGAAGTGACTCGACCCTATAcgcccgtcgccgaaatGGACGGAGATTGTGGCTACATCAACGGGCGATCTTTTCTTCTACTCGTTAAAATTTACTCGCAGGGCACGATGACTCAATATTTGAATACGCTCCAAAAGG GAAGTCAATTGGACGTAAGCGATCCTGATGGAACGTTTAGTGAGAGCGTACTAGATGGTGCTTTGTCTTTGTGTCTTGTCGGCGCCGGAACAG GGTTCACTCCGATGGCGAAGCTTATTCGTCGGTTTTTTGAAGGAAACAATGATCCTTTGAGGTTCGTTTCCGTGGAAGCGTCGACCCTGCATGGGAAATGTTTATTTAAAAGGTCGGTCAAGTTGATTTGCGCTAATAAAACAACAGGTGATCGGCTATGGAGAGACAGATTGGAGCGAATGGAAGCGAGCGTTCGAGGAAG GCTCCAAGTAAAAGATATTTTATCTGCCGCTGCATCTGACGAATGGTCTGGTCTTCGTGGACGCGTTTCCAAAGATCTCTTGGAGGAATTCTTTCCTCCGCCTACTGCAGACGGAATATTCATTTGTTTCTGCGGAAATATGCCGTTCAATGCGATGATGCGAAG aCATATGAAGCAGCTGGGCTATAGCGAGTCTCAATATCATTTGTTTAATTAG